One window from the genome of Kaistella carnis encodes:
- a CDS encoding heme-binding domain-containing protein: protein MKIFKIIAVVLLIAFVGIQFLPKQINESQTTSKGDFLVVNKVPANIKNKLQTSCFDCHSNNTNYPWYSKIQPVAKFLENHVIDGKKELNFSEWDSLSVRRKKSKLKAIVNQIKDDEMPLNSYTIIHRNAKFTEAEKQEMIEWMTQKRDSL, encoded by the coding sequence ATGAAAATTTTCAAGATCATAGCAGTGGTTTTATTAATCGCATTTGTTGGAATACAATTTCTTCCAAAACAAATTAATGAAAGCCAGACCACTTCAAAAGGGGACTTTTTGGTGGTCAATAAGGTTCCGGCAAATATCAAGAATAAGTTGCAGACCTCCTGCTTTGATTGTCACAGTAATAATACCAATTATCCATGGTACAGCAAGATTCAGCCGGTTGCAAAGTTTTTGGAAAACCATGTTATTGATGGAAAAAAAGAACTGAATTTCAGTGAGTGGGACTCTTTATCGGTAAGGAGGAAAAAAAGCAAACTGAAAGCAATAGTTAATCAGATCAAAGATGATGAAATGCCTTTGAATTCTTACACCATTATTCACAGAAATGCAAAATTCACAGAGGCTGAAAAGCAGGAAATGATAGAATGGATGACACAAAAAAGAGACAGTTTATAA
- a CDS encoding DUF3347 domain-containing protein has product MTNLKITATVATVFILSFTAFSCNENKSSKETTMDNTMMKSSTAKTNGTQSESAKEVLADYMTIKEALVATNKEDAAKAGSAMETALNNFDMSTYTEQQQKTLQDIIVDAKEHAEHISMSEIDHQREHFKALSKDVIDMIAITGADAKVYQMSCPMYDGGSNWLSSSKEVRSPYYGDKMIDCGKMEKELN; this is encoded by the coding sequence ATGACAAATTTAAAAATTACAGCAACAGTTGCTACGGTATTTATATTAAGTTTTACCGCTTTTTCCTGCAATGAAAATAAATCTTCTAAAGAAACCACGATGGACAATACCATGATGAAGTCCAGCACAGCAAAAACAAATGGTACCCAATCCGAAAGTGCGAAAGAAGTTTTAGCAGATTATATGACGATCAAAGAGGCATTGGTAGCAACTAATAAAGAAGATGCTGCAAAAGCAGGAAGTGCGATGGAGACCGCATTGAATAACTTTGATATGAGCACTTATACAGAGCAGCAGCAAAAAACATTGCAAGATATAATTGTTGATGCAAAAGAACATGCAGAACACATTTCGATGAGTGAAATTGATCACCAGCGGGAACATTTCAAAGCACTATCAAAAGACGTTATAGATATGATCGCAATCACAGGTGCAGATGCCAAAGTTTACCAAATGTCCTGCCCAATGTATGATGGAGGAAGTAACTGGTTAAGTTCAAGCAAAGAAGTGAGAAGTCCTTACTATGGTGATAAAATGATTGATTGTGGAAAAATGGAAAAGGAATTAAACTAG
- a CDS encoding DUF3347 domain-containing protein encodes MKNLKVSIAAVMLFAISFANAQQKSKMDHSKMDMKMSNGKMMSMKSDAKAEAILGDYFSLKDALVGDDSKKAGAAGAKLAVSLKAFNASKYSAADKKELADIIDDATEHAEHISKSPIDHQREHFKTLSKDISDLVAITGTKVKLYEQFCPMCQKGSTWLSKSNDVKNPFYGSKMLTCGKVQRTIQ; translated from the coding sequence ATGAAAAATTTAAAAGTAAGTATTGCAGCAGTAATGTTATTTGCTATTTCTTTTGCAAACGCGCAACAGAAAAGTAAAATGGATCACAGTAAAATGGATATGAAAATGAGCAATGGTAAAATGATGTCAATGAAAAGCGATGCAAAAGCAGAGGCGATTTTGGGCGATTATTTTAGTTTAAAAGATGCTTTGGTAGGAGACGACAGTAAGAAAGCCGGTGCTGCAGGCGCTAAACTCGCCGTTTCGTTAAAGGCTTTCAATGCTTCAAAATATTCTGCAGCGGATAAAAAAGAGTTGGCAGATATTATAGATGATGCTACAGAGCACGCCGAACATATTTCAAAAAGCCCGATCGATCATCAACGTGAGCACTTTAAAACATTAAGCAAAGACATTTCAGATTTGGTTGCAATTACTGGAACTAAAGTAAAATTATACGAGCAGTTTTGCCCAATGTGTCAAAAAGGAAGCACTTGGTTGAGTAAAAGTAACGATGTTAAGAATCCATTTTATGGCAGCAAAATGCTTACATGTGGTAAAGTGCAGAGAACTATTCAATAA